AGATATTCTCTGTCGAGTGCTCTATTGTTATTTTTGATGAACAGACCCAAGAGTTCAAACTCTAACCTAGTAAGTTCAACCTCTTCATTTCCTATATATGTTTTTCTGGTGTTGAAATCCATGACGATATCTCTGGCCATCAATCTCTCGGCTTCTATAGGAATGGTACGTCTAAGTATCGCTTTGACACGATAAAGCAGTTCTTTCATGTTAAAGGGTTTTCTTAAGTAATCATCCCCTCCACGCAAGAACCCCTCTTCTATCTCCTCATCTCTGTCCTTCGCAGAAACGAACATTACAGGTGTCGTCACCCCTTTGTCACGCAGATAGCTTACAAACTCACTGCCTTCAAC
The sequence above is drawn from the Sulfurovum sp. TSL1 genome and encodes:
- a CDS encoding response regulator transcription factor → MAIILSIEDNEDLLELETFHLVKEGYKVIGSTSTKGVESILEQENVDLMLVDRTLPLVEGSEFVSYLRDKGVTTPVMFVSAKDRDEEIEEGFLRGGDDYLRKPFNMKELLYRVKAILRRTIPIEAERLMARDIVMDFNTRKTYIGNEEVELTRLEFELLGLFIKNNNRALDREYLLQNIWNGNEDIQKRTVNVTINRLKKKIDPHEKKEYIVPVRGIGYKFQ